From one Amaranthus tricolor cultivar Red isolate AtriRed21 chromosome 17, ASM2621246v1, whole genome shotgun sequence genomic stretch:
- the LOC130804726 gene encoding ABC transporter G family member 14-like, translating to MLEPNFPITLKFEDVVYKVKLEGKKSKEKTILKGVSGMVKPGEILAMLGPSGSGKTTLLSALGGRLNTKLLHGKITYNNQPFSGIIKRRSGFVPQDDILYPHLTVFETLFFTALLRLPNTLTHPEKVNQVETVISELGLTRVRNSMIGGPLVRGISGGEKKRVSIGQEMLINPSLMLLDEPTSGLDSTTAMRIMSILKGLAEKGRSLITTIHQPSSRLYHMFDKVVVLSEGSPIYYGSSSYALHYFSSIGFSTSFTINPADLLLDLASGIGPESKHAMEQGENMEKEKKEVKEAVISGYEKNIYTTLKSELSNLESANTFDSKKDASTLQRKGRKGEQWCTSWWHQFKVLVQRGMKERRYEAFNRLRIFQVLSVAILGGLLWWQTPESHIEDRMALIFFFSVFWGFYPLYNAVFTFPQERRMLMKERTSGMYKLSSYFLARTIGDLPLELALPTAFVFIIYWMGGLKPSPIIFLLSLIVILYNVLVAQSLGLAIGAILMDIKPATTLASVTTLVFLIAGGYYVQQIPPFIVWLKYLSYSFYCYRLLLGVQYQENDTYPCFKMGKWELCKVTDVPAVKSMGLSHLWVDVWILGLMLVGYRIIAYLALQRLRIK from the exons ATGTTGGAGCCTAATTTCCCCATCACATTAAAG tttgaagATGTGGTGTACAAGGTAAAATTGGAAGGCAAAAAAAGCAAGGAAAAGACAATTCTAAAAGGAGTAAGTGGGATGGTAAAACCAGGAGAAATCCTAGCCATGTTGGGTCCCTCAGGAAGCGGTAAAACCACTCTACTTAGCGCTCTCGGAGGAAGACTCAACACAAAATTACTCCACGGTAAAATCACCTACAACAATCAACCCTTTTCCGGTATCATAAAACGACGGTCAGGATTTGTTCCCCAGGATGATATCCTATACCCTCACCTCACTGTATTCGAAACTCTTTTCTTTACTGCCCTTTTAAGGTTACCCAACACCCTGACCCACCCAGAAAAAGTAAACCAAGTTGAAACGGTAATATCAGAATTGGGCCTGACCCGAGTAAGAAATAGTATGATTGGGGGCCCATTAGTGAGGGGTATATCAGGGGGTGAAAAAAAAAGGGTAAGTATTGGTCAAGAAATGTTAATTAACCCTAGTTTAATGTTGTTAGATGAACCAACATCTGGGCTAGACTCAACCACAGCAATGAGAATAATGAGTATTTTAAAGGGTTTAGCTGAGAAAGGAAGAAGTTTAATCACAACCATTCATCAACCATCAAGTAGATTATATCATATGTTTGATAAGGTGGTTGTTTTAAGTGAGGGTAGTCCTATTTATTATGGGTCTTCATCTTACGctcttcattatttttcttctattGGGTTTTCCACTTCTTTTACTATTAATCCTGCTGATCTACTACTTGACCTTGCTAGTG GAATTGGACCGGAGTCAAAGCATGCAATGGAACAAGGTGAAAACatggagaaagagaagaaggaAGTGAAAGAAGCTGTTATTTCTGGTTATGAAAAGAATATATACACAACATTGAAGTCTGAACTTTCCAATTTGGAGTCGGCTAATACATTTGATTCCAAGAAAGATGCTTCTACATTACAAA GGAAAGGAAGAAAAGGAGAGCAATGGTGCACAAGTTGGTGGCATCAATTCAAAGTATTAGTACAAAGAGGGATGAAAGAAAGAAGATATGAAGCATTTAATAGGTTAAGAATATTTCAGGTCTTAAGTGTTGCAATTCTTGGTGGGCTCCTTTGGTGGCAAACCCCAGAATCCCACATTGAAGATAGA ATGGCGTTAATATTCTTCTTTTCGGTATTTTGGGGATTTTACCCTTTATACAACGCGGTTTTCACATTCCCACAAGAAAGAAGAATGCTAATGAAAGAAAGAACATCAGGAATGTACAAACTATCCTCATATTTCTTAGCAAGAACAATAGGAGACTTACCCTTAGAGTTAGCCCTACCAACTGCCTTTGTGTTCATAATATATTGGATGGGAGGCCTAAAACCAAGCCCTATAATCTTCCTTCTATCCCTCATTGTTATTCTTTACAATGTGTTAGTTGCTCAAAGTCTTGGCCTCGCGATAGGGGCCATACTTATGGATATAAAACCAGCCACAACCCTAGCCTCGGTTACAACCCTAGTGTTCCTTATTGCAGGAGGATACTATGTTCAACAAATCCCTCCTTTTATAGTGTGGCTTAAGTATTTAAGTTATAGCTTTTATTGTTATAGATTGCTTTTAGGGGTACAATACCAAGAAAATGATACATACCCTTGTTTCAAGATGGGTAAATGGGAATTGTGCAAAGTTACTGATGTTCCGGCTGTTAAATCAATGGGCCTTAGTCATTTGTGGGTGGATGTTTGGATCTTGGGATTGATGTTGGTTGGTTACAGAATTATTGCTTACTTGGCACTTCAACGACTTCGTATTAAATGA